The Kitasatospora paranensis genome has a window encoding:
- a CDS encoding DUF2530 domain-containing protein: MPKTPLRPSPPPLEANDVAIVGGGTVLWFVAFLVLLPFWGTLSDHGHGDWPWICLSGGLLGLIGLWYCRARRDAIRRARAAEAAAADPSGETGGAATRLD; this comes from the coding sequence ATGCCGAAGACACCCCTGCGCCCCTCGCCCCCACCCCTGGAGGCGAACGACGTCGCCATCGTCGGCGGCGGCACGGTGCTGTGGTTCGTCGCCTTCCTGGTGCTGCTGCCGTTCTGGGGCACCCTCTCCGACCACGGCCACGGCGACTGGCCGTGGATCTGCCTCTCCGGCGGCCTGCTCGGCCTGATCGGCCTCTGGTACTGCCGGGCCCGCCGGGACGCGATCCGCCGCGCCCGCGCCGCGGAGGCCGCCGCTGCCGACCCGAGCGGCGAGACGGGCGGCGCCGCCACCCGTCTGGACTGA
- a CDS encoding NCS2 family permease, whose amino-acid sequence MSERGSTLPREIRGGVATFFTMAYILVLNPIILANATDMNGAHLNSGQLVTATALTAGITTLLMGVIGNVPIALAAGLGVNSIVALQLAPRMTWPEAMGMVVLAGIAIMLLVASGLRERVMNAVPLGLRKAIAIGIGLFIALIGLVDSGFVSRIPDAAHTTVPLQLGGSGHLLGWPVLVFVLGLVLTLVLLVRKVPGAILISIVVSTAVALLIEQLAGLGGQAWGLTVPTWPGNPVAAPDFGLIGHVSLFGGFHHVGILTGVLFTFTVLMSCFFDAMGTILGVADEAHLLDAKGDLPGINKILMVDGIATVAGGAASCSANTCYVESTAGVGEGARTGFASIVTGALFLVALFLSPLATMVPAQAATPALVTVGFLILANSITEIDWSDYTIAIPAFLTIILMPFTYSITNGIGMGFIMFCILRLAVGRGRSVPVALYAVSAVFAFYYLMPALGLN is encoded by the coding sequence ATATCCGAGCGCGGCTCGACGCTGCCCCGTGAGATCCGCGGCGGTGTCGCCACCTTCTTCACCATGGCCTACATCCTGGTGCTGAACCCGATCATCCTGGCCAACGCCACGGACATGAACGGCGCGCACCTGAACAGCGGCCAGCTGGTCACCGCGACCGCGCTCACCGCGGGCATCACCACCCTGCTGATGGGTGTGATCGGCAACGTCCCGATCGCGCTCGCCGCCGGCCTCGGCGTGAACAGCATCGTCGCCCTCCAGCTGGCGCCCAGGATGACCTGGCCCGAGGCCATGGGCATGGTGGTGCTGGCCGGCATCGCGATCATGCTGCTGGTCGCCTCCGGCCTGCGCGAGCGGGTCATGAACGCCGTTCCGCTCGGCCTGCGCAAGGCCATCGCGATCGGCATCGGCCTGTTCATCGCGCTGATCGGCCTGGTCGACTCCGGCTTCGTCAGCCGGATCCCGGACGCCGCGCACACCACCGTCCCGCTGCAGCTCGGCGGCAGCGGCCACCTGCTGGGCTGGCCGGTGCTGGTCTTCGTGCTCGGGCTGGTCCTCACCCTGGTGCTGCTGGTGCGCAAGGTCCCCGGCGCGATCCTGATCAGCATCGTGGTCTCCACCGCGGTCGCCCTGCTCATCGAGCAGCTCGCCGGCCTCGGCGGCCAGGCCTGGGGCCTGACCGTGCCGACCTGGCCGGGCAACCCGGTCGCCGCACCCGACTTCGGCCTCATCGGTCACGTGAGCCTGTTCGGCGGCTTCCACCACGTCGGCATCCTCACCGGCGTGCTGTTCACCTTCACCGTGCTGATGTCCTGCTTCTTCGACGCGATGGGCACCATCCTCGGCGTCGCCGACGAGGCGCACCTGCTCGACGCGAAGGGCGACCTGCCCGGCATCAACAAGATCCTCATGGTCGACGGCATCGCCACCGTGGCCGGCGGCGCCGCCTCGTGCTCCGCCAACACCTGCTACGTCGAGTCCACCGCGGGCGTCGGCGAGGGCGCCCGGACGGGCTTCGCCTCGATCGTGACCGGTGCGCTCTTCCTGGTGGCGCTGTTCCTCTCCCCGCTGGCCACCATGGTCCCCGCCCAGGCGGCCACCCCGGCCCTGGTCACCGTCGGCTTCCTGATCCTGGCGAACTCCATCACGGAGATCGACTGGTCCGACTACACCATCGCGATCCCGGCGTTCCTGACGATCATCCTGATGCCGTTCACGTACTCGATCACCAACGGCATCGGCATGGGCTTCATCATGTTCTGCATCCTGCGCCTGGCCGTCGGCCGCGGCCGCTCGGTGCCGGTGGCGCTGTACGCCGTGTCCGCGGTGTTCGCCTTCTACTACCTGATGCCGGCCCTCGGTCTGAACTGA
- a CDS encoding NUDIX hydrolase — protein sequence MSDSEHSEAVAQPRTTAGVLFFDDTGRVLLVKPTYKPGWEIPGGYVHPGETPSEAAAREVREELGVTPPIGRLLAADWAPHPTEGDKLLFVFDGGTLSPEWLAEINLDGVEIDAYAFHEIDRVDAHLIPRMARRVHAACAARATAGIAYLEHGAPLT from the coding sequence ATGAGCGACTCCGAACACAGCGAGGCGGTAGCGCAGCCCCGGACCACCGCCGGTGTGCTGTTCTTTGACGACACCGGCCGGGTGCTCCTGGTGAAGCCCACGTACAAGCCTGGCTGGGAGATCCCCGGCGGCTACGTGCACCCCGGCGAGACGCCGAGCGAGGCAGCCGCCCGGGAGGTCCGGGAGGAACTCGGCGTCACCCCGCCGATCGGCCGCCTTCTGGCCGCCGACTGGGCCCCGCACCCGACCGAGGGCGACAAGCTGCTCTTCGTCTTCGACGGCGGCACGCTCTCGCCCGAGTGGCTCGCCGAGATCAACCTCGACGGCGTGGAGATCGACGCGTACGCGTTCCACGAGATCGACCGGGTGGACGCCCACCTCATCCCACGCATGGCCCGCCGCGTCCACGCTGCCTGTGCTGCTCGCGCAACCGCCGGAATCGCATACCTGGAGCACGGGGCGCCGCTCACTTGA
- a CDS encoding DoxX family protein: MFVPLAVVTVIVSALLLISAGAKSLRTRHITEQMSTLGVPQSMMAFLIGAQIAGAAGAIAGLWWGPVGIAAAIGLTLYFAGAVAFHLRVGDHKGASPAAVLTVASVALIVLHTATL; this comes from the coding sequence ATGTTCGTCCCCCTTGCCGTGGTCACCGTGATCGTGTCGGCGCTTCTCCTGATATCGGCCGGAGCCAAGTCTCTGCGGACGCGCCACATCACCGAGCAGATGTCCACTCTCGGAGTGCCGCAGAGCATGATGGCGTTCCTGATCGGCGCTCAGATCGCGGGCGCGGCGGGTGCGATCGCCGGACTCTGGTGGGGACCTGTCGGCATCGCCGCCGCGATCGGTCTGACGCTCTATTTCGCCGGGGCGGTCGCCTTCCACCTGCGCGTCGGCGACCACAAGGGCGCGTCCCCGGCAGCGGTCCTCACCGTGGCCTCCGTCGCCCTGATCGTGCTGCACACTGCCACCCTCTGA
- a CDS encoding helix-turn-helix domain-containing protein, with translation MSLRPGVAFLADCPALLAMEIIASKWSMVTLFALTDGPLRHGELVELSGGISRKVLTQTLRRLQANGLVERHAYAEAPPRVEYCLTDLGRTLEEPIRMLTAWARENGEAVVTFREAAEAAVVIEADGLPC, from the coding sequence ATGAGCCTGCGACCCGGAGTCGCCTTCCTCGCCGACTGCCCCGCTCTCCTGGCCATGGAGATCATCGCCAGCAAGTGGTCCATGGTCACGCTCTTCGCGCTGACCGATGGCCCGTTGCGACACGGCGAGTTGGTCGAGCTGAGCGGTGGCATCTCGCGCAAGGTGCTGACCCAGACGCTGCGCCGGCTCCAGGCCAACGGGCTCGTCGAGCGGCACGCGTACGCGGAGGCGCCGCCGCGCGTGGAGTACTGCCTGACCGATCTGGGGCGAACCCTGGAGGAGCCCATCAGGATGCTCACCGCATGGGCGCGGGAGAACGGCGAGGCGGTCGTCACCTTCCGGGAAGCAGCCGAGGCGGCCGTGGTCATCGAGGCGGACGGGCTCCCCTGCTGA
- a CDS encoding arylsulfatase, with amino-acid sequence MVNLDVRDSVPDWSAYEQPKAPEGAPNVVYVVLDDVGFGAMSCYGGPIETPNIDRLAEQGLRYSQWHTTALCSPTRSALLTGRNHTTNGMACISEAAIGFPNANSHIPPECATLAEVLVERGWSTAITGKWHLCPEDEMNLASTRRSWPLGRGFERFYGFLGAETSQWYPDLVHDNHPVEQPATPAEGYHFGVDITDKAIQYFDDVKAIAPERPVFLYYAPGCAHAPHQAPKEWIDRYRGRFDAGYEAMREEILARQKELGLVPANTELPALNPIGTPETRTGPGGEPFPALDFTRPWAELSADERRLFARMAEAYAGFLSHCDDQVGRLMAYLEDIDQLDNTIFVVVSDNGASGEGGPNGSVNENKFFNNVADDIDDNMAMIDKIGGIETYGHYPNGWAMAFNAPFKMWKRYSFNGGTCDPCIVSWPAGIASRGEVRSQYHHAIDIVPTVLDCIGVEMPGSVRGHVQVPLQGVSMRYSFDAPTVPSARTTQFYSMLGTRGIWHQGWKAVTTHPAISGWSNYGQDTWELYHTDEDRSEIRDLAQQEPQRLTELIGLWFYEAGVNQALPLDDRSALEILSTPRPQLTPPRNRYTYRPGGSEVPEAVAVNIRNRSYAIGALVDVPGREASGVLFAHGGRFGGHALFVRDNRLHYVYNFLGTDHQLITAGEELPVGEKLILAAAFDKDGEVTPGVATGILSLYHGDHKVGEGRIKTQPGRFTLAGEGLNIGRDSGEAVTDHYPGTAPWAFTGATLHRVAVDVSGEPYIDLETEAQAMLARE; translated from the coding sequence GTGGTGAACCTGGACGTGCGGGACTCGGTGCCGGACTGGTCCGCATACGAGCAGCCGAAGGCGCCCGAGGGGGCGCCGAACGTGGTGTACGTCGTCCTGGACGACGTCGGCTTCGGCGCGATGAGCTGCTACGGCGGCCCGATCGAGACCCCGAACATCGACCGGCTCGCCGAACAGGGCCTGCGCTACTCGCAGTGGCACACCACCGCGCTGTGCTCCCCGACCCGTTCCGCGCTGCTGACCGGACGCAACCACACCACCAACGGCATGGCGTGCATCAGCGAGGCCGCGATCGGCTTCCCGAACGCCAACAGCCACATCCCGCCCGAGTGCGCGACCCTCGCCGAGGTCCTGGTCGAGCGCGGCTGGAGCACCGCGATCACCGGCAAGTGGCACCTGTGCCCGGAGGACGAGATGAACCTCGCCTCCACCCGTCGCAGCTGGCCGCTCGGCCGGGGCTTCGAACGCTTCTACGGCTTCCTCGGCGCCGAGACCAGCCAGTGGTACCCGGACCTCGTCCACGACAACCACCCCGTCGAACAGCCCGCCACCCCCGCGGAGGGCTACCACTTCGGCGTCGACATCACCGACAAGGCCATCCAGTACTTCGACGACGTCAAGGCCATCGCCCCCGAACGGCCGGTCTTCCTCTACTACGCGCCGGGCTGCGCCCACGCCCCGCACCAGGCGCCGAAGGAGTGGATCGACCGCTACCGGGGGCGCTTCGACGCGGGCTACGAGGCGATGCGCGAGGAGATCCTGGCCCGGCAGAAGGAGCTCGGCCTCGTCCCGGCCAACACCGAACTGCCGGCGCTGAACCCGATCGGCACCCCGGAGACCCGCACCGGCCCGGGCGGCGAGCCGTTCCCCGCCCTGGACTTCACCCGTCCGTGGGCAGAGCTGAGCGCGGACGAGCGGCGGCTGTTCGCGCGGATGGCCGAGGCGTACGCCGGGTTCCTCTCGCACTGCGACGACCAGGTCGGCCGGCTCATGGCCTACCTGGAGGACATCGACCAGCTCGACAACACGATCTTCGTCGTGGTGTCCGACAACGGCGCGTCCGGCGAGGGCGGCCCGAACGGCTCGGTCAACGAGAACAAGTTCTTCAACAACGTCGCCGACGACATCGACGACAACATGGCCATGATCGACAAGATCGGCGGCATCGAGACGTACGGCCACTACCCCAACGGCTGGGCGATGGCCTTCAACGCGCCGTTCAAGATGTGGAAGCGGTACTCCTTCAACGGCGGCACCTGCGACCCGTGCATCGTGTCCTGGCCGGCCGGCATCGCCTCCCGGGGCGAGGTGCGCTCCCAGTACCACCACGCCATCGACATCGTCCCCACCGTCCTGGACTGCATCGGTGTGGAGATGCCCGGGAGCGTCCGCGGGCACGTCCAGGTCCCGCTGCAGGGCGTCAGCATGCGCTACTCCTTCGACGCACCCACCGTGCCGTCCGCCCGCACGACGCAGTTCTACTCGATGCTCGGCACCCGAGGCATCTGGCACCAGGGCTGGAAGGCCGTCACCACCCACCCGGCGATCAGCGGCTGGAGCAACTACGGCCAGGACACCTGGGAGCTGTACCACACCGACGAGGACCGCTCCGAAATCCGCGACCTCGCCCAGCAGGAACCGCAGCGACTCACCGAACTGATCGGCCTGTGGTTCTACGAGGCCGGTGTCAACCAGGCCCTGCCCCTGGACGACCGCTCCGCACTGGAGATCCTCTCCACGCCGCGCCCGCAGCTCACCCCGCCCCGCAACCGCTACACCTACCGGCCGGGCGGCTCCGAGGTTCCCGAGGCGGTCGCCGTCAACATCCGCAACCGCTCCTACGCCATCGGCGCGCTCGTCGACGTCCCCGGCCGCGAGGCGTCCGGCGTACTGTTCGCCCACGGCGGCCGCTTCGGCGGGCACGCCCTGTTCGTCCGGGACAACCGCCTGCACTACGTCTACAACTTCCTCGGCACCGACCACCAGCTGATCACCGCCGGCGAGGAGCTCCCGGTCGGCGAGAAGCTCATCCTCGCCGCGGCCTTCGACAAGGACGGCGAGGTCACACCCGGCGTCGCCACCGGCATCCTCAGCCTCTACCACGGGGACCACAAGGTCGGCGAGGGCCGCATCAAGACCCAGCCCGGCCGGTTCACCCTCGCCGGCGAAGGCCTCAACATCGGCCGCGACAGCGGCGAGGCCGTCACCGACCACTACCCCGGCACCGCCCCCTGGGCCTTCACCGGCGCCACCCTCCACCGCGTCGCCGTCGACGTCAGCGGCGAACCGTACATCGACCTGGAGACCGAGGCGCAGGCCATGCTCGCCCGCGAGTAG
- a CDS encoding formylglycine-generating enzyme family protein → MTTTAQRPPAAPARGMAWIPGGTFPMGSADFYPEERPVRTVSVDGFWMDESPVTVAAFRRFVKATGHVTVAERPLDPADYPDADPDALVPGALVFRMTSGPVDLDDWHRWWSYLPGASWRHPHGPGSTLHGRERHPVTQVAHEDARAYAAWAGKDLPTEAEWEFAARGGLDSAVFPWGDDFAPRGRRMANTWHGRFPWEYLPSGRTAPAPGTTPVGTYPPNGYGLHDMAGNVWEWTADHYAARRPDPAPGACCAPRNPRVDTPQPAGPGRSAPERFPRRVIKGGSHLCAPNYCLRYRPAARQGQSEDTATCHLGFRCVIR, encoded by the coding sequence ATGACGACGACCGCACAGCGCCCGCCCGCCGCGCCGGCCCGGGGGATGGCGTGGATCCCCGGCGGCACCTTCCCGATGGGCTCCGCGGACTTCTACCCGGAGGAACGGCCGGTGCGGACGGTCTCGGTGGACGGGTTCTGGATGGACGAGTCCCCGGTCACCGTGGCCGCCTTCCGGCGCTTCGTGAAGGCGACCGGCCACGTCACCGTGGCGGAGCGCCCGCTCGACCCGGCCGACTACCCGGACGCGGACCCGGACGCCCTCGTGCCCGGGGCCCTGGTCTTCCGGATGACCTCCGGCCCGGTGGACCTGGACGACTGGCACCGGTGGTGGAGCTACCTGCCGGGGGCGTCCTGGCGCCACCCGCACGGCCCGGGCAGCACCCTGCACGGGCGCGAACGCCACCCGGTCACCCAGGTCGCCCACGAGGACGCCCGCGCCTACGCGGCCTGGGCCGGCAAGGACCTGCCGACCGAGGCGGAGTGGGAATTCGCCGCCCGGGGCGGTCTCGACTCCGCCGTCTTCCCCTGGGGCGACGACTTCGCACCCAGGGGCCGCCGGATGGCGAACACCTGGCACGGCCGCTTCCCGTGGGAGTACCTGCCCTCCGGGCGGACCGCCCCCGCCCCCGGCACCACCCCGGTCGGCACCTACCCGCCCAACGGCTACGGTCTGCACGACATGGCCGGCAACGTCTGGGAATGGACGGCCGACCACTACGCCGCCCGTCGCCCCGACCCCGCGCCCGGCGCCTGCTGCGCGCCCCGCAACCCCCGCGTGGACACCCCGCAGCCGGCCGGCCCCGGCAGGTCGGCCCCGGAGCGGTTCCCACGCCGGGTGATCAAGGGCGGCTCGCACCTGTGTGCACCGAACTACTGCCTCCGCTACCGCCCCGCGGCCCGGCAGGGACAGAGCGAGGACACCGCCACCTGCCACCTCGGCTTCCGCTGCGTCATCCGCTGA
- a CDS encoding hydrogenase maturation protein: MRILLVASAFNSLTQRVHTELRERGHTVAVELALGDEPVRAAVARFGPDLILAPMLTRAVPEDVWSRHTVLIVHPGPKGDRGPSSLDWAIHEGAEEWGVTVLQAVAEMDAGPIWASVPFALQPCGKSESYRNEVADAALEAVLLAVERFAGGWFEPEPLDYTRWDVQGRLRPYHKQDVRRIDWAADDTATVLRKLRSGDSQPGVLDEIHGREFFLHGGHPEDRLRGESGALIATREGAICRATVDGAVWIPQLRPRRTPGGPATFKLPATRALGELLGPVPEIPVGPAEATVRTTWSEIRYREDAGVGHLEFAFPGGAMSTAQCRRLLAAYRAACARPTAVLVLGPSRDFFSNGIHLNTIEAAADPAEESWLNINAMDDLVEAILTTTDKLTVSALAGNAAAGGLMLAIAADEVWCRASAVLNPHYRLMGLYGSEYWTYTLPRRVGAEAAERLTTAALPVGGAEAARLGLVDAVRPGGPAEFRSWVHARAAELAGSPELADRLLEKKRRRAADEDAKPLAAYREEELTHMRRNFLDPEEPYHRLRRDFVHKVCPTATPEHLRG; this comes from the coding sequence TTGCGCATCCTGCTGGTCGCCAGCGCGTTCAACAGCCTCACCCAGCGCGTCCACACCGAGCTCCGCGAGCGCGGGCACACCGTGGCGGTCGAACTGGCGCTCGGCGACGAGCCCGTCCGGGCCGCGGTCGCCCGCTTCGGGCCCGATCTCATCCTCGCGCCGATGCTCACCAGAGCCGTCCCCGAGGACGTCTGGAGCCGGCACACCGTCCTCATCGTCCACCCGGGGCCGAAGGGCGACCGCGGACCCTCCTCGCTCGACTGGGCGATCCACGAGGGCGCCGAGGAGTGGGGCGTCACCGTGCTGCAGGCCGTGGCCGAGATGGACGCCGGCCCGATCTGGGCCTCCGTCCCGTTCGCCCTCCAGCCCTGCGGCAAGAGCGAGTCCTACCGCAACGAGGTCGCCGACGCCGCCCTGGAGGCGGTGCTGCTGGCCGTCGAGCGGTTCGCCGGCGGCTGGTTCGAGCCCGAGCCGCTGGACTACACCCGCTGGGACGTCCAGGGGCGCCTGCGCCCGTACCACAAGCAGGACGTCCGCCGGATCGACTGGGCCGCCGACGACACCGCCACCGTGCTGCGCAAGCTGCGCTCCGGCGACTCGCAGCCCGGCGTGCTCGACGAGATCCACGGCCGCGAATTCTTCCTGCACGGCGGCCACCCCGAGGACCGGCTGCGCGGCGAGAGCGGCGCGCTGATCGCCACCCGCGAGGGGGCGATCTGCCGGGCCACCGTCGACGGCGCCGTGTGGATCCCGCAGCTCCGCCCGCGCCGCACCCCCGGCGGCCCGGCCACCTTCAAGCTGCCCGCCACCCGGGCGCTCGGAGAACTCCTCGGCCCGGTGCCCGAGATCCCCGTCGGCCCGGCCGAGGCGACCGTCCGCACCACCTGGTCGGAGATCCGCTACCGCGAGGACGCGGGCGTCGGCCACCTCGAATTCGCCTTCCCCGGCGGGGCGATGAGCACCGCGCAGTGCCGTCGCCTGCTCGCCGCGTACCGGGCCGCCTGCGCCCGGCCCACCGCGGTGCTGGTGCTCGGCCCGAGCCGCGACTTCTTCTCCAACGGCATCCACCTCAACACCATCGAGGCGGCCGCCGACCCGGCGGAGGAATCCTGGCTCAACATCAACGCCATGGACGACCTGGTCGAGGCGATCCTCACCACCACCGACAAGCTCACCGTCTCGGCGCTGGCCGGCAACGCGGCCGCGGGCGGCCTGATGCTCGCGATCGCCGCCGACGAGGTCTGGTGCCGCGCCTCCGCCGTGCTCAACCCGCACTACCGGCTGATGGGCCTGTACGGCTCCGAGTACTGGACGTACACGCTGCCGCGCCGGGTCGGTGCCGAGGCGGCCGAGCGGCTGACCACCGCGGCGCTGCCGGTCGGCGGTGCGGAGGCCGCGCGGCTGGGCCTGGTGGACGCCGTCCGGCCCGGCGGCCCGGCCGAGTTCCGGTCCTGGGTGCACGCCAGGGCGGCCGAGCTCGCGGGCTCGCCCGAACTCGCCGACCGGCTGCTGGAGAAGAAGCGCCGGCGCGCCGCCGACGAGGATGCCAAGCCGCTCGCGGCCTACCGGGAGGAGGAGTTGACCCACATGCGGCGCAACTTCCTGGACCCGGAGGAGCCCTACCACCGGCTGCGCCGCGACTTCGTGCACAAGGTCTGCCCGACGGCGACCCCGGAGCACCTGCGCGGCTGA
- a CDS encoding MHYT domain-containing protein has protein sequence MGHIHHAVYGWVTPAISYLVACLGALIALRSTRWALISEGRSRRNWLLFGTVSLGGGIWSMHFVAMLGFAVSGTEIRYNVWLTVLSLLVAVAFVGVGIFTVGYSTRPRGALVAGGIATGLGVAAMHYLGMAAMQVPGRLSYSTPVVAASVAIAVFAATAALWATLNIKGTGAVLAAAPVMGVAVCAMHYTGMMAVSVHLDPEGGTPGGVVALQFVFPLAVGFGTYVFISALAFAVAPSRHGRAQPVLVGPAAPIPTVRPAFEPAPGQRRTAPPAWSAPLQPNPAPAQHR, from the coding sequence TTGGGTCACATCCATCACGCGGTCTACGGCTGGGTGACACCGGCGATCTCCTACCTCGTCGCCTGTCTCGGCGCCCTGATCGCCCTGCGCAGCACGCGCTGGGCCCTGATCAGCGAGGGCCGCTCCCGCCGCAACTGGCTGCTGTTCGGCACCGTCTCGCTCGGCGGCGGCATCTGGAGCATGCACTTCGTGGCCATGCTCGGCTTCGCCGTCTCCGGCACCGAGATCCGCTACAACGTCTGGCTCACCGTACTGAGCCTGCTGGTCGCTGTCGCCTTCGTGGGCGTGGGCATCTTCACCGTGGGCTACAGCACCCGCCCGCGCGGCGCCCTGGTGGCCGGCGGCATCGCGACCGGGCTCGGGGTGGCGGCGATGCACTACCTCGGCATGGCCGCCATGCAGGTCCCCGGCCGGCTGAGCTACAGCACCCCCGTGGTCGCCGCCTCGGTCGCGATCGCGGTGTTCGCCGCGACCGCCGCCCTCTGGGCGACCCTCAACATCAAGGGCACCGGCGCGGTGCTCGCGGCCGCACCGGTCATGGGCGTCGCGGTCTGCGCGATGCACTACACCGGCATGATGGCGGTCTCGGTCCACCTCGACCCCGAGGGCGGCACGCCGGGCGGCGTGGTCGCCCTGCAGTTCGTCTTCCCGCTCGCCGTCGGCTTCGGCACATACGTGTTCATCAGTGCGCTGGCCTTCGCGGTGGCGCCGAGCCGGCACGGCCGGGCGCAGCCGGTGCTGGTCGGGCCGGCCGCCCCGATCCCGACCGTGCGGCCGGCCTTCGAGCCCGCGCCCGGCCAGCGGCGCACCGCGCCGCCCGCCTGGTCGGCCCCGCTGCAGCCGAACCCGGCCCCGGCCCAGCACCGCTGA
- a CDS encoding MarR family transcriptional regulator → MPEMSEDDLAAVSQLRSSTMRLARRLRHQQVEESLSPTEMGVLGTLARCGKATPGELARREHVQPPSMTRIIAMLEEKGLVRREPHPDDRRQVVVSSTEQAEAILMESRRRRNAWLADLAEGLTEEEWALIRQAAPALYKLAHL, encoded by the coding sequence ATGCCCGAGATGTCCGAGGACGATCTCGCAGCCGTCAGCCAGCTGCGATCGTCCACGATGCGCCTTGCCCGTCGGCTGAGACACCAGCAGGTCGAGGAGTCGCTGAGCCCCACCGAAATGGGGGTGCTCGGCACCCTGGCCCGCTGCGGCAAGGCGACGCCCGGCGAGCTCGCACGACGCGAGCACGTCCAGCCGCCGTCCATGACGCGGATCATCGCGATGCTGGAGGAGAAGGGTCTGGTACGGCGCGAGCCGCACCCGGACGACCGCCGACAGGTGGTCGTCAGCAGTACCGAGCAGGCCGAGGCGATCCTCATGGAGAGCCGTCGGCGACGCAACGCCTGGCTGGCCGACCTGGCCGAAGGGCTGACCGAGGAGGAGTGGGCGCTGATCCGCCAGGCCGCGCCCGCGCTCTACAAGCTCGCCCATCTCTGA
- a CDS encoding MFS transporter, producing the protein MFSSLRIRNYRYYFAGQVVSNTGTWMQRIAQDWLVLSLTGSPFAVGVTTAMQFLPMLLLGLFGGVLADRMPKRRLLIATQGAMGLLAAGLAVLTVTGTVTAGYVYVFALLLGLVTVVDNPTRQAFVSEMVPPKDLSNAVSLNAANFQTARLVGPAVAGLLIAAVGSGWAFAVNALSFAAVIGGLLAMRESELRPTAPIARRKGQLREGLTYVRERPELLWPMVLAAFIGTFGFNFPTLLSGFAYDTFKVGAGEYGLLNTAMAVGSLTGALLAARRGAPRLRRLVGAAIAFGALEVLAAFAPGYWTFAGLLTLIGVFGLTFNTSVNSALQLATDPEMRGRVMGLLVLVFTGGTPIGAPLVGWVTDLYGPRLGLLACGLVSAAAAGVVAVVLARAADLKVRVDLHPGAGGRVVAVVPRTLPRRELATAC; encoded by the coding sequence ATGTTCTCCTCCCTCCGGATCCGTAACTACCGCTACTACTTCGCCGGCCAGGTGGTCTCCAACACCGGCACCTGGATGCAGCGCATCGCGCAGGACTGGCTGGTGCTGAGCCTCACCGGCAGCCCCTTCGCGGTCGGTGTGACCACCGCGATGCAGTTCCTGCCGATGCTGCTGCTGGGCCTGTTCGGCGGCGTGCTCGCCGACCGGATGCCCAAGCGCCGGCTGCTGATCGCCACCCAGGGCGCGATGGGCCTGCTCGCCGCGGGCCTCGCCGTGCTGACCGTCACCGGCACGGTGACCGCCGGCTACGTGTACGTCTTCGCGCTGCTGCTCGGCCTGGTCACGGTGGTCGACAACCCGACCCGGCAGGCCTTCGTCAGCGAGATGGTCCCGCCCAAGGACCTCTCCAACGCGGTCAGCCTGAACGCCGCCAACTTCCAGACCGCCCGGCTGGTCGGCCCGGCCGTGGCCGGTCTGCTCATCGCCGCGGTCGGCAGCGGATGGGCGTTCGCGGTGAACGCGCTGTCCTTCGCGGCCGTGATCGGCGGGCTGCTGGCGATGCGGGAGAGCGAACTGCGCCCCACCGCGCCGATCGCCCGCCGGAAGGGCCAGCTCCGCGAGGGCCTGACCTACGTGCGGGAGCGTCCGGAGCTGCTCTGGCCGATGGTGCTGGCCGCCTTCATCGGCACCTTCGGGTTCAACTTCCCGACCCTGCTGTCCGGCTTCGCCTACGACACGTTCAAGGTCGGCGCCGGCGAGTACGGCCTGCTGAACACCGCGATGGCGGTCGGCTCGCTCACCGGCGCCCTGCTGGCGGCCCGGCGCGGCGCGCCGCGGCTGCGCCGGCTGGTCGGTGCCGCGATCGCGTTCGGCGCCCTGGAGGTGCTGGCCGCGTTCGCGCCCGGCTACTGGACGTTCGCCGGGCTGCTGACGCTGATCGGCGTGTTCGGGCTGACCTTCAACACCTCGGTCAACTCGGCCCTGCAACTGGCCACCGACCCCGAGATGCGCGGCCGGGTGATGGGCCTGCTGGTGCTGGTGTTCACCGGCGGCACCCCGATCGGCGCCCCGCTGGTCGGCTGGGTGACCGACCTGTACGGGCCGCGGCTGGGCCTGCTCGCCTGCGGCCTGGTGTCGGCGGCGGCGGCCGGGGTGGTCGCCGTGGTGCTGGCCCGGGCCGCGGACCTCAAGGTCCGGGTCGACCTGCACCCGGGCGCCGGCGGCCGGGTGGTCGCCGTGGTGCCGCGCACCCTGCCGCGGCGGGAGCTGGCGACCGCCTGCTGA